In bacterium, the genomic stretch TCGGGTGGTGCCGGTTCCGTCTGTCCAGCGGCCCTCCGCCCCCGAGTGAGGCGGATATAACGCCGGAAGCGTACTATTTCTGAGCCGACCGAAGCCATGAGGGTCTTTTTCCTGACAGAGGGCACACGCACCTCGCCGGCCAGCCGGATCCGGGTCTACAATCACCTGGAGCGCCTGGCCGGGCGGACGGATTTCGAGGCGCGCGCGGTCAGTTTCACCGGCGAGGCCGCCTGCCGCGCCCTTGTGGATGGGAAAAAGCCGTGCCCGCCGCTCAGGGCCGCGGAAAAGCTCCGTCAACTGGCCGCCTGGAGCAGCCTGCGCGGCGCGGCGCGGCGCTCGGACGTGCTTTTTGTCCAGCGGGTGCTGCCCCCGGCCGGGACAATCGCTCGTCTGGCCAGGCTGAAAACGCCGCTGGTTTACGATTTCGACGATGCGGTCTACCTGGGCCGCGCCGAACGCGAGATGCGTTTCCGGGCCGTGATTCGCGCCGCGGCCAGCGTGATCGCCGTGAGCCGGTTCGCCGCGGATGAGGCGATCCGCCGCGGGGCTGCCCCGGAGCGGGTGACAGTGATCCCCAGCCCGGTGGACTGCGCTGCGGTCGCCCGACGGCCAGCGGGTGGCACAGGGGAATCGTCATTTACCGTGGGCTGGATCGGCTCGCCCGCCACCACCTCCTACCTGGAGGCGGTCTGGCCCGAGCTGGCCGCTTTCGCCGCTGATTGCCCGCGGGCGCGGTTCCTGTTCGTGGGCGCGCGGCCGTTCGACACAGGGACGCTGAAAGAACGGGTGCGGTTCGAGACCTGGTCCGAAGAGAAAAACCGCACGCTGCCTGCGCAGATGGACGCCGGGATCATGCCCCTGCCCGATGACCCCTGGTGCCGAGGTAAGGGTGGGTATAAACTTATACAGTACATGTCTGCGGGCGTAGCCTGCCTGGCCAGCCCGGTGGGTGCGAACCTGGAGGTGGTCGAGGATGGTGTGTGCGGGTTTTTCGCCGCGCAAAGCGGCGACTGGCGCCGCCACCTGGCCCGCCTGGCCGACAACCCCGCGCTTTGCGACAGCCTGGGCGCGGCGGGACGGCAACGCGCCGAAACGGTCTACGATTACGCAGTGACAAGCGGACAATTCCTTTCGGCCCTGCAGCAGGCCGCCGCGTGCGGCCGCACGCCGGATACCTCAACAGGCGGTGTCACGCCGGGACAGAGCCCGGCCGTGGAGCGGAAATGAAACTGTCGGTGATAATCCCGGTCTTCAACGAGCGTGGCACCATCGAACAGGTGATCGACGAGGTCAGCGCGGTGCCGCTGGAAAAAGAGATCATCGTGGTGGACGACGGCTCCACGGACGGGACGGTGGAGGCGATCCGCCGCAAGCAGGATATGATCACACGCGTGCACCTGTCGCCGGTCAATTTCGGCAAAGGTGCCGCGATCCGGATCGGTCTGACCTATGTCACGGGCGAGGTGATCGTGATCCAGGACGCCGACACGGAGCTCGACCCGCGCGAGTACAGCCGTCTGCTCGAAAAAATCTCGGCCGGGGCGGATGTGGTCTACGGCTCGCGTTTCCTGGGCGAGAACCGGAACATCCGCCTGATCTCCCGTCTGGCCAACCGCTTCCTCACCCTGTTGACCAACCTGCTCTACGGCTGCCGTCTGACCGACATGGAGACCGCCTACAAGATGTTCCGCCGCGAGGTGGCCGCGCGTCTCCGCCTGCGCTGCATCGGGTTCGAGGTGGAGCCGGAGATTACGTCCCAGTTTCTGAAAAACGGCTACCGGATCGAGGAGGCGCCGATCTCGTACAACCCACGCACCACGGACGAGGGCAAGAAAATCGGCTGGCGCGACGGGGTGCGGGCGATCTATTACCTTTTCCTCTACCGGTTCTTCCGTTGAGGCCCGTTCCGGCGCAAGGCCGGACAATTAAAGCTGGAGGTGAGCGGTGTGCGGCATTGCCGGAGTGATAGACAGCCGGGGAAGGCCGGTGGAGCAGACGCTCCTCAAGGCCATCGCCGACCGGATGGTGCACCGCGGGCCGGATGACGACGGCTACTACCGCAACGGGCGCGCCGAGGGCCAGGACACGGGCTCACCCGTGTCGGCGGGCCTGGCGTTCCGCCGCCTGAGCATAATCGACCTGTCCGGCGGCCACCAGCCCCTGGCCAACGAGGACGGCTCGCTGCACCTGGTGTTCAACGGCGAAATCTACAATTTCCAGGAGCTGCGCCCCCAGCTCGAGGCCCTGGGCCACAGTTTCGCCACCGTGTCGGACGGCGAGGCGATCCTGCACCTGTACGAAAGCTACGGCCCGCAGGGGACTGTCGAGCGCCTGCGCGGCATGTTCGCTTTCGCCCTCTGGGACGAGCGCAAGGGCGTGGCTTTCCTGGCCCGTGACCGGGTGGGCAAAAAACCCCTGGTGTTCCACGAGCAGGACGGGCGGCTGTGTTTCGCCTCCGAGCTGGCCGCCCTTCTCGAAGACAGCCGGATCGGGCGCGAGATCGACTGGAACGCAATCTACCATTACCTGACTTTCATGTGCGTGCCCGCGCCGCTGACCGCCCTGCACGGGGTGCGCAAGCTCCCTCCCGCCCACTACCTGCTGTACCGGGACGGCGAGGCAACGCTGCACCGCTACTGGGACCTCCAGTACGGCCCCAAGTTGAAAGTGAGCCGCGCGGAGGCCTGCGAGCAGATACGCGAGCTGTTCCTGGAGGCCGTGCGCCTGCGCCTGATTTCGGACGTGCCCCTGGGCGCTTTCCTCTCGGGCGGGATCGACTCCAGCGCCGTGGTGGCGGCGATGAGCCGCGCCGGCGGCGGCACGGTGCGCACGTTCTCCATCGGGTTCGAGGAAAAGAAGTTCAACGAGCTGCCGTTCGCCCGGATCGTGGCCCACTATTACGGCACCGAGCACCACGTGTTCAC encodes the following:
- a CDS encoding glycosyltransferase family 2 protein, producing the protein MKLSVIIPVFNERGTIEQVIDEVSAVPLEKEIIVVDDGSTDGTVEAIRRKQDMITRVHLSPVNFGKGAAIRIGLTYVTGEVIVIQDADTELDPREYSRLLEKISAGADVVYGSRFLGENRNIRLISRLANRFLTLLTNLLYGCRLTDMETAYKMFRREVAARLRLRCIGFEVEPEITSQFLKNGYRIEEAPISYNPRTTDEGKKIGWRDGVRAIYYLFLYRFFR
- a CDS encoding glycosyltransferase family 4 protein: MRVFFLTEGTRTSPASRIRVYNHLERLAGRTDFEARAVSFTGEAACRALVDGKKPCPPLRAAEKLRQLAAWSSLRGAARRSDVLFVQRVLPPAGTIARLARLKTPLVYDFDDAVYLGRAEREMRFRAVIRAAASVIAVSRFAADEAIRRGAAPERVTVIPSPVDCAAVARRPAGGTGESSFTVGWIGSPATTSYLEAVWPELAAFAADCPRARFLFVGARPFDTGTLKERVRFETWSEEKNRTLPAQMDAGIMPLPDDPWCRGKGGYKLIQYMSAGVACLASPVGANLEVVEDGVCGFFAAQSGDWRRHLARLADNPALCDSLGAAGRQRAETVYDYAVTSGQFLSALQQAAACGRTPDTSTGGVTPGQSPAVERK
- the asnB gene encoding asparagine synthase (glutamine-hydrolyzing), giving the protein MIDSRGRPVEQTLLKAIADRMVHRGPDDDGYYRNGRAEGQDTGSPVSAGLAFRRLSIIDLSGGHQPLANEDGSLHLVFNGEIYNFQELRPQLEALGHSFATVSDGEAILHLYESYGPQGTVERLRGMFAFALWDERKGVAFLARDRVGKKPLVFHEQDGRLCFASELAALLEDSRIGREIDWNAIYHYLTFMCVPAPLTALHGVRKLPPAHYLLYRDGEATLHRYWDLQYGPKLKVSRAEACEQIRELFLEAVRLRLISDVPLGAFLSGGIDSSAVVAAMSRAGGGTVRTFSIGFEEKKFNELPFARIVAHYYGTEHHVFTVRPNALEVLPALVEHYGEPYADSSAIPTYYLSKMTRDYVTVALNGDGGDESFSGYQRHWANRVAGRIWSLPPSLRAGLIRPLLALPGGRNYHSLFNRVRRFATATGLPPAERYTRWVGFFDEADKHDLLSPALRATVGELNSAHQFEALFSGQEGLDDVDAALRTDVNFYLPNDLLVKVDIATMAVSLEGRSPFLDHRLMEYAARLPSDYKVRGRGLKSILKEAMAPWLPDRILTKPKWGFAVPIGAWFRGEMRDFLRDHLLGPTAAKRGFFDPAAVERLVAAHLREERDLGHHLWILLMFELWQRAFVDGRR